One region of Girardinichthys multiradiatus isolate DD_20200921_A chromosome 1, DD_fGirMul_XY1, whole genome shotgun sequence genomic DNA includes:
- the zgc:171775 gene encoding STKc_p38 domain-containing protein, whose product MQSPVSDSPVRPGFHRVEVQKTTWVVPDRYTTLWAIGSGAYGTVCSAIDQKTKEKVAIKKLYRPFQSLIHAKRAYRELRLLRHIQHDNVICLLNVFTPDSTLEKFQTFYMVMPFVAQDLGHIIKRKRLSDRIITYLFYQLLRGLKYIHSAGIIHRDLKPGNLAVSENCELKILDFGLARQTESEMTGYVVTRWYRAPEVIFNWMHYSQTVDVWSAACILAEMITGSVVFPGHDSIDQLRKILHLTGTPDTSLVQKMQSKDAQSFVKGLPPQKKGNFKEVFPAMSEKAVSLLEGMLLLDPEKRLTAKQGLAHPFLAEYHDPDSEPDSEPYDDSFESLDLDVGEWKSLIHMEIMTFDPNNPSKTAV is encoded by the exons ATGCAGTCTCCGGTCAGCGATTCTCCTGTCAGACCGGGTTTCCACAGGGTGGAGGTCCAGAAAACCACCTGGGTTGTACCGGACAGATACACGACGCTGTGGGCGATCGGCTCCGGAGCTTACGGGACAGTGTG CTCTGCCATCGACCAGAAGACCAAAGAGAAGGTGGCAATCAAGAAGCTGTATCGGCCTTTCCAGTCCCTCATCCATGCAAAGCGGGCCTACAGGGAGCTCAGGCTGCTCCGCCACATTCAGCATGACAAT gtgATCTGCCTTCTTAACGTCTTTACACCCGACTCCACACTGGAGAAATTCCAAACCTT TTATATGGTGATGCCCTTTGTAGCCCAAGATCTGGGCCACATTATAAAGAGGAAGAGGTTATCAGACCGTATTATCACATATCTGTTTTACCAACTCCTGAGAGGCTTGAAG TACATCCACTCTGCTGGGATCATACATCGG GACCTGAAGCCGGGCAATCTCGCTGTGAGTGAGAACTGTGAATTAAAG ATTCTGGATTTTGGTCTGGCGAGACAAACCGAGAGTGAAATGACGGGTTATGTTGTCACCCGCTGGTACAGAGCACCTGAGGTCATTTTCAACTGGATGCACTACAGTCAAACag TGGACGTTTGGTCAGCCGCCTGCATCCTGGCTGAAATGATTACCGGCTCGGTGGTTTTCCCAGGACACGACA GTATCGATCAGCTGAGGAAGATCCTCCATCTGACAGGAACACCAGACACCTCCCTGGTGCAGAAGATGCAGAGTAAAGAT GCACAGTCATTTGTGAAAGGTCTCCCTCCACAGAAGAAGGGGAATTTTAAAGAAGTGTTTCCAGCAATGAGCGAAAagg CTGTAAGTCTTCTGGAGGGGATGTTGCTGCTGGATCCAGAGAAGAGGCTCACTGCCAAGCAAGGACTGGCCCACCCGTTTCTGGCTGAATACCACGACCCAGACTCAGAGCCAGACTCAGAACCTTATGACGACTCCTTTGAGAGCCTTGACCTCGACGTCGGAGAATGGAAGA GTCTTATCCACATGGAAATCATGACCTTTGACCCCAATAACCCAAGCAAGACAGCTGTTTAG